A portion of the Acidisarcina polymorpha genome contains these proteins:
- a CDS encoding LacI family DNA-binding transcriptional regulator, with amino-acid sequence MVKKQVDASPVTQGKRTDLQQLATHLGLSKTTVSFVLNDAPQAQQLSAETRKRVLEAAKKLNYRPSYYARNLRKGSSESIGVIVPEMSEGYFTLVMGGVEEYLLEKHFLYFTTCHYWRPELMKDYPRMLQDRGVEGLLVLNTNVEFESHLPTVAVSGHKTGPLVTNVTLDHVASAQLAIQHLYELGHRRIAFMKGQQYSVDSKFRWKAILDVARDFGLKVPPELTIELQANSWSPELGYFPVKAFITRKQEFSAMFCFNDTAAIGAMRALGEAGLRIPEDVSVIGFDDIMSAAYQRPSLTTIRQPLRAMGTIAARTLLEKIIHPEERFPEEIVMGPELVVRESSGKAKARERTKA; translated from the coding sequence ATGGTTAAGAAACAAGTGGACGCCAGCCCGGTCACTCAGGGCAAGCGCACCGATCTGCAGCAGCTAGCGACCCATCTTGGGCTTTCCAAGACGACGGTCTCCTTCGTGCTGAACGATGCGCCGCAGGCGCAGCAGCTCAGTGCCGAGACCCGGAAGCGGGTGCTCGAGGCTGCCAAAAAGCTCAACTACCGGCCCAGCTACTACGCCCGTAATCTGCGAAAAGGCAGTAGCGAGTCAATCGGTGTCATTGTTCCCGAAATGAGCGAAGGCTACTTCACCCTGGTCATGGGCGGTGTCGAGGAGTACCTGCTCGAGAAACACTTTCTTTATTTCACCACCTGCCATTATTGGCGGCCGGAGTTGATGAAAGACTATCCCCGAATGCTGCAGGACCGCGGCGTCGAGGGGCTCCTCGTGCTGAATACCAACGTTGAGTTTGAAAGCCATCTGCCGACCGTCGCCGTCTCCGGCCACAAAACCGGTCCGCTGGTAACGAACGTGACCCTGGACCACGTCGCATCGGCGCAATTGGCAATCCAGCACTTATACGAGCTAGGGCACCGGCGGATTGCCTTCATGAAAGGTCAGCAATACTCCGTGGACTCGAAATTCCGCTGGAAGGCGATCCTGGACGTGGCCAGGGATTTCGGCCTCAAGGTGCCCCCGGAGTTGACCATCGAGCTTCAGGCGAATAGCTGGTCCCCGGAACTGGGTTACTTTCCAGTCAAGGCATTCATCACCAGGAAACAAGAATTCAGCGCGATGTTTTGTTTCAACGACACGGCGGCCATCGGCGCAATGAGGGCGCTCGGTGAGGCCGGATTGCGGATTCCCGAGGATGTCTCAGTGATCGGCTTCGACGACATCATGAGCGCGGCCTATCAGCGCCCCAGCCTTACCACAATCCGTCAACCCCTTCGAGCGATGGGTACGATCGCGGCGCGAACCCTCCTCGAAAAAATCATTCATCCCGAGGAGCGTTTTCCCGAGGAGATCGTCATGGGACCGGAACTGGTGGTGAGGGAATCTTCGGGGAAAGCGAAAGCGCGGGAAAGAACCAAGGCGTGA
- the galU gene encoding UTP--glucose-1-phosphate uridylyltransferase GalU has product MAKKVRKAVFPAAGLGTRFLPATKAIPKEMLSLVDKPIIQYGVEEAVAAGIEEIIIVTGRGKSAIEDHFDISYELDALLEARGKKALLELSRKVSSMAHIVSIRQKEAKGLGHAVLMAKDLVGDEPFAVILPDDVIDAKTSCIKQMMDVYDRVQSTVLATMEIEGPAISAYGVLDCTPSPEDKNILEARGMVEKPKLEDAPSKFAIIGRYILTPAIFDELETITPGAGGELQLTDGIKALLKSEKVYGFNFEGIRHDAGDKFGMLKATVEFALKREDLGPQFREYLKTLSL; this is encoded by the coding sequence ATGGCTAAGAAAGTGCGTAAGGCAGTATTTCCAGCGGCCGGGCTCGGCACGCGATTTCTACCGGCAACCAAGGCTATCCCCAAGGAGATGCTGTCGCTGGTCGACAAGCCCATCATCCAATATGGCGTTGAGGAGGCAGTCGCCGCCGGCATCGAAGAGATCATTATCGTTACCGGACGCGGAAAGTCGGCAATCGAGGACCACTTCGACATCAGCTATGAGCTCGACGCCCTGCTTGAGGCGCGAGGCAAGAAGGCTCTCCTCGAGTTAAGCCGGAAAGTTTCAAGCATGGCGCACATCGTGAGCATTCGCCAGAAGGAGGCCAAGGGTCTTGGCCACGCCGTGTTAATGGCCAAAGATCTGGTGGGCGATGAGCCGTTCGCAGTCATCCTTCCCGACGACGTCATTGATGCCAAAACCTCGTGCATCAAGCAGATGATGGATGTCTACGACCGGGTCCAGAGCACCGTTCTCGCCACCATGGAGATCGAGGGCCCGGCAATCTCGGCCTACGGAGTCCTCGACTGCACACCCAGCCCAGAAGACAAGAACATCCTCGAAGCCAGGGGGATGGTCGAAAAACCGAAGCTTGAGGACGCGCCGTCGAAGTTCGCCATCATTGGCCGGTACATCCTCACCCCTGCAATTTTCGACGAACTGGAAACAATTACTCCTGGCGCCGGCGGCGAATTGCAGCTGACCGATGGCATCAAGGCCCTGCTGAAGAGTGAAAAGGTCTACGGCTTCAACTTCGAGGGAATTCGTCACGATGCCGGTGACAAATTCGGCATGCTCAAGGCAACCGTCGAATTCGCCCTCAAACGCGAAGACCTGGGTCCGCAATTTCGCGAGTATTTGAAGACCTTGTCGCTATAG
- the ruvB gene encoding Holliday junction branch migration DNA helicase RuvB codes for MSASKSSPERLVSAARAEEENSFELKLRPRLLNEFIGQPKAKEQLAIALQAAKSRGEALDHVLLFGPPGLGKTTLASIIANELDVGFQQTSGPALQIQGDLTAILTNLRERQVLFLDEIHRLQPVLEEKLYTALEDYKLDIIIGQGPAARTHVMDIKPFTFVAATTRPGLLSSPLRSRFGILLRLEFYNEDDLRYIVERSAEVMNVPIDHDGAAEIAMRSRGTPRIANRLLRRVRDYAQVRGTGSIDRPTAEAALKMLEVDAHGFDELDRRLLLTIIEKYDGGPVGLNTLAATLAEEEDALEEVYEPFLIQIGFLDRTPRGRVATRLAYEHFGLPLPRRQTALF; via the coding sequence ATGTCTGCTAGCAAGTCCAGTCCCGAACGCCTTGTCTCTGCCGCTCGTGCGGAGGAAGAGAATTCCTTTGAGCTGAAGCTCCGGCCTCGGCTGCTTAACGAATTCATTGGCCAGCCAAAAGCCAAGGAGCAGCTGGCGATCGCTCTGCAGGCCGCTAAATCGCGTGGCGAGGCTCTCGACCACGTTCTGCTGTTCGGTCCTCCTGGTCTTGGCAAGACCACGCTTGCCTCCATCATTGCCAATGAACTCGACGTCGGCTTCCAACAGACCTCGGGCCCCGCGTTGCAGATCCAGGGCGATCTGACTGCGATCCTGACGAACCTGCGAGAACGCCAGGTCCTGTTTCTGGACGAGATCCATCGTTTACAGCCGGTGCTAGAAGAGAAGCTCTATACGGCTCTCGAGGATTACAAGCTCGATATCATCATCGGCCAGGGGCCGGCGGCGCGCACTCATGTGATGGACATCAAACCGTTCACCTTCGTGGCTGCGACGACGCGTCCGGGGCTGCTTTCTTCGCCGCTCCGGTCGCGGTTCGGCATCCTGCTGCGGCTGGAATTCTATAACGAGGATGATCTTCGCTACATTGTCGAGCGCTCGGCCGAGGTAATGAATGTCCCCATCGATCATGATGGAGCAGCGGAGATCGCGATGCGTTCGCGGGGAACACCGCGAATCGCGAATCGCTTGCTGCGGCGGGTGCGCGATTACGCCCAGGTGCGCGGAACCGGCAGCATCGACCGTCCCACCGCCGAGGCGGCGCTGAAGATGCTGGAAGTGGACGCCCATGGCTTCGATGAACTTGACCGCCGTCTCTTGCTGACGATTATTGAGAAGTATGATGGCGGTCCGGTTGGCCTGAACACCCTGGCGGCGACCCTGGCGGAAGAGGAAGACGCGCTTGAAGAGGTCTACGAACCGTTCCTGATCCAGATCGGCTTCCTCGACCGGACGCCGCGGGGGCGAGTCGCGACGCGCTTGGCTTACGAGCATTTTGGACTGCCACTACCGCGCAGGCAGACAGCGCTTTTTTAG
- a CDS encoding RelA/SpoT family protein has protein sequence MTPESGRDLLADRFRELIATVRKNRPSDDTEIIRKAWDYCLEHHNGQLRASGEPYVLHPLEVAQVLAEMKLDSTAIAAGLLHDAVEDTPVTTEDISARFGEQVAHLVEGVTKIDKIQFANREDRQAENVRKMLLAMVSDVRVVIIKLADRLHNMRTLEHLAPHRQQAIARETLDIYAPLAHRLGMGKVRGELEDLAFRYVDPFTYEQVSSAVESRRSEGEEFLANVEATLADRLNEEGITARVEWRIKRLYSVSQKLREADTNIDQVYDLLAIRVITGSVAHCYAVFGIIHGLWRPVPGRIKDFIAMPRPNLYQSLHTTVIGERGHQFEVQIRTEEMHRIAEEGIAAHWKYKAGGSPISARDEQRLAWVRQLVEWQREMTDPNEFLSTLKIDLYPEEVYTFTPKGKVVVLPKDATPIDFAYSIHTEVGNTCVSAKVNGRIAPLRSKLRNGDIVEVVTQNGHTPSRDWLTFVKSSRARNKIKHWLNEHQRERAIDIGRKLLEREARKYKVSLNKFMDADYARVAADYGVATPIDLLATIGFGKYSARQVLNKLSPGVISLPVPGELESGVETKPTVSEAVTRVHLATKTDSLQVEGQNDLLIYRARCCNPIRGEEIIGYVTRGKGVAVHARSCPNVQNLLYESDRRINVEWARLAPSEPAGGQKNGAHAPRPVTYPVKLTILCDDRPGMLKELTAIISDDGTNIRGVDSKSDDHGGAVVEFIVEAEDVRHLTKLVTNLRRVAGVRDVQRAQKL, from the coding sequence TTGACTCCGGAATCTGGGCGGGACCTGCTGGCCGACCGCTTCCGCGAGCTGATTGCGACTGTGCGGAAGAACCGCCCCTCCGACGATACCGAGATCATTCGCAAGGCTTGGGATTATTGCCTCGAGCATCACAATGGGCAGCTTCGCGCCTCTGGCGAGCCTTATGTGCTGCATCCGCTGGAAGTGGCCCAGGTGCTCGCGGAGATGAAGCTGGACTCGACGGCGATCGCTGCCGGGCTGCTTCATGACGCGGTGGAAGATACGCCGGTGACCACCGAGGATATCTCCGCGCGCTTCGGCGAACAGGTGGCCCACCTTGTCGAGGGCGTCACCAAGATCGACAAGATCCAGTTTGCGAACCGTGAAGACCGGCAGGCGGAAAACGTTCGCAAGATGCTGTTGGCGATGGTGAGCGATGTGCGAGTGGTCATCATCAAGCTCGCCGACCGGCTACACAATATGCGTACGCTCGAGCATCTGGCGCCGCATCGCCAGCAGGCTATCGCGCGGGAGACCCTGGATATATATGCTCCACTGGCTCACCGGCTCGGCATGGGCAAGGTCCGCGGCGAGTTAGAAGATCTGGCCTTCCGCTATGTCGATCCTTTTACCTATGAGCAGGTCTCGAGCGCGGTCGAATCGCGCCGCAGCGAGGGCGAAGAATTCCTGGCCAATGTAGAGGCGACGCTCGCTGACCGGCTTAACGAAGAAGGCATCACTGCCCGGGTGGAATGGCGCATCAAGCGGCTTTACAGTGTCAGTCAAAAACTGCGCGAGGCGGATACGAACATCGACCAGGTCTACGATCTGCTGGCTATTCGGGTCATCACCGGCAGCGTTGCGCATTGCTATGCGGTCTTCGGCATCATTCACGGACTCTGGCGGCCGGTTCCCGGGCGGATTAAAGACTTTATCGCCATGCCGCGTCCGAATTTGTATCAGTCGCTACACACGACGGTGATCGGGGAGCGCGGCCATCAGTTCGAGGTGCAGATCCGCACCGAAGAGATGCACCGCATCGCCGAGGAGGGCATTGCGGCGCACTGGAAATATAAGGCGGGCGGCTCGCCGATCAGCGCGCGCGACGAACAGCGGCTTGCCTGGGTGCGGCAACTGGTCGAGTGGCAGCGGGAGATGACCGACCCGAACGAGTTCCTCTCGACGCTCAAGATCGATCTCTATCCGGAGGAGGTCTACACCTTTACGCCGAAGGGCAAAGTTGTCGTTCTGCCGAAGGACGCAACGCCGATTGACTTTGCGTACTCGATCCACACCGAGGTCGGGAACACCTGCGTCAGCGCCAAGGTGAACGGCCGCATCGCGCCGCTGCGATCGAAGTTGAGGAATGGCGACATTGTCGAGGTTGTGACCCAGAACGGCCACACGCCGAGTCGTGACTGGCTTACCTTCGTCAAGAGTTCGCGCGCGCGGAACAAGATCAAGCACTGGCTCAACGAGCATCAGCGCGAACGCGCTATCGACATCGGCCGCAAGCTGCTGGAGCGTGAGGCCCGCAAGTACAAGGTTTCTTTGAACAAGTTTATGGACGCCGATTACGCCAGGGTCGCGGCTGACTACGGAGTTGCAACTCCGATTGATTTACTGGCCACGATCGGCTTCGGGAAATACTCCGCCCGCCAGGTGCTGAACAAGCTTTCTCCCGGTGTGATCTCGCTGCCGGTGCCGGGCGAGCTGGAATCTGGCGTTGAGACCAAGCCGACGGTCTCTGAGGCGGTCACGCGCGTCCATTTGGCGACGAAGACAGATTCGCTTCAGGTCGAGGGTCAAAACGACCTGCTGATCTACCGGGCGCGATGTTGCAATCCGATTCGAGGCGAAGAGATTATCGGCTACGTCACCCGCGGCAAGGGCGTCGCCGTGCATGCGCGCAGCTGCCCTAATGTGCAGAATCTGCTCTACGAGTCGGACCGGCGGATTAACGTCGAGTGGGCCCGGCTTGCTCCATCCGAACCAGCCGGCGGCCAGAAGAACGGCGCTCATGCTCCCCGTCCGGTCACTTATCCGGTCAAATTGACGATTCTCTGCGATGACCGCCCCGGGATGTTGAAAGAGCTGACCGCCATCATCAGCGATGACGGGACCAACATTCGCGGAGTGGATTCGAAGTCCGATGACCATGGGGGAGCGGTCGTCGAATTCATTGTCGAGGCCGAAGACGTTCGCCATTTGACCAAGCTGGTCACCAACCTGCGGCGGGTGGCGGGGGTGAGGGATGTGCAGCGGGCGCAGAAGCTATAG
- a CDS encoding RidA family protein has protein sequence MTSTAKIPVSTDKAPAAIGPYSQGVRVGDFLYTSGQVALDPATGQMVSGGIEAQTTRVLENLRAVLGAAGASLTQVVKTTVFLKDMNDFAAMNAIYGQYFAPEGAVAPARSTVEVARLPKDALVEIEVIAVL, from the coding sequence ATGACTTCGACTGCCAAGATCCCTGTTTCCACTGATAAAGCTCCTGCTGCGATCGGCCCTTATTCCCAGGGTGTCCGGGTCGGAGATTTCCTTTACACCTCGGGCCAGGTGGCTCTCGACCCGGCAACCGGGCAGATGGTTTCTGGCGGCATTGAGGCTCAAACGACGCGCGTTCTGGAAAATCTGAGAGCGGTGCTTGGAGCAGCCGGCGCCAGCCTTACCCAGGTTGTCAAGACAACGGTATTTTTGAAAGACATGAATGATTTCGCGGCGATGAACGCGATTTATGGCCAATACTTCGCTCCCGAAGGGGCGGTTGCGCCGGCGCGCTCGACGGTGGAGGTCGCCCGGCTGCCGAAGGATGCGTTGGTGGAGATCGAAGTCATTGCTGTGCTGTAG
- a CDS encoding DUF885 domain-containing protein codes for MPIAGRMASAQNQTASPAAQSFTALAEQYFDQAYFKYEPTSGTLSGFHQYDDQLENFTRAGFGAQISTLQDFEKKFSAIPAAQLDVTTQGDLQLVLANIRGELLSLQTIRQWEKNPDNYSSGVTGSIFSLMERKFAPADQRLKSVIAREQKIPAVFVAARENLKNPPHIYTEIALQQIPDIISFFQNDVPEAFQDATDPTVKADFAKSNAAVISALQDYEKWMKRDLLPRSNGDFRLGADAFSKKLLYDEMVDTPLDSLLKIGNADLHKNQAEFDRIAKEVDPSKTPKEVLAELAAVHPAPDHLLQAFHDQFETLIGFIREKKIVTIPSEVQPTLEETPPFMRATTFASMDTPGPFETHSTKAYFNVTLPDKNATPAQVSDYMAAFNIGTIVSTSVHEAYPGHYVQFLWVPEAPSKVRKLLGASSNAEGWAHYCEQMMLDQGYGQPGAGAKDAREAKLIRLGQLQDALLRDARFIVGIQMHTGKMSFDQAVDFFVKEGYQSHSTATVETKRGTSDPTYLYYTLGKLQIMKLRADMKKKQGDAFSLEQFHDAFLKEGFPPIKIVRREMMGDDSPTL; via the coding sequence ATGCCGATTGCAGGCCGAATGGCCTCCGCTCAAAATCAGACCGCCTCGCCTGCAGCCCAGTCTTTTACCGCTCTCGCCGAACAGTACTTCGATCAGGCATATTTCAAATATGAGCCGACCAGCGGCACTCTCAGCGGCTTCCATCAGTACGATGATCAGCTGGAGAACTTTACCCGCGCCGGCTTCGGTGCTCAAATCTCCACTCTTCAGGATTTTGAAAAGAAATTTTCCGCGATTCCCGCCGCCCAACTCGATGTGACGACCCAGGGCGACCTTCAACTGGTTCTCGCAAACATCCGGGGCGAACTGTTGTCGTTGCAGACCATCCGGCAATGGGAGAAGAATCCAGACAATTACTCGAGCGGCGTCACCGGAAGCATCTTCAGCCTGATGGAGCGCAAATTCGCGCCCGCCGATCAGCGGCTGAAATCGGTCATCGCCCGCGAGCAGAAAATCCCCGCGGTCTTCGTGGCCGCCCGCGAGAACCTCAAGAACCCTCCCCACATCTATACCGAGATCGCGCTTCAGCAGATTCCCGACATCATCAGCTTCTTTCAGAACGACGTGCCGGAGGCATTCCAGGATGCCACCGATCCAACGGTCAAAGCCGATTTCGCCAAGTCCAATGCCGCGGTGATCTCCGCATTGCAGGACTACGAAAAGTGGATGAAGAGGGATCTGCTGCCTCGCTCGAACGGCGACTTCCGTCTCGGTGCCGACGCCTTCTCGAAGAAGCTTCTCTACGACGAGATGGTCGATACGCCGCTGGATAGCCTCCTGAAGATAGGGAACGCCGACCTGCATAAAAATCAGGCGGAGTTCGACCGGATTGCCAAGGAAGTCGATCCCAGCAAGACTCCGAAGGAAGTACTCGCCGAGCTCGCCGCCGTCCACCCGGCGCCAGATCATCTGCTGCAGGCCTTTCACGATCAGTTCGAGACCCTGATCGGCTTCATTCGTGAAAAGAAAATCGTCACCATTCCCTCCGAAGTGCAGCCGACACTCGAAGAGACTCCTCCATTTATGCGGGCGACGACGTTCGCATCGATGGATACTCCTGGCCCCTTCGAAACCCATTCGACCAAGGCGTATTTCAACGTCACCTTGCCGGACAAGAATGCCACCCCCGCCCAGGTCTCCGACTATATGGCCGCCTTCAACATTGGCACCATCGTGAGCACCTCGGTGCACGAGGCCTATCCCGGCCATTACGTCCAGTTTCTCTGGGTTCCAGAGGCCCCGAGCAAAGTCCGCAAGCTGCTTGGCGCATCGAGCAACGCCGAGGGGTGGGCCCATTATTGCGAACAGATGATGCTTGATCAGGGCTACGGCCAACCCGGCGCCGGAGCCAAAGATGCCCGCGAGGCCAAGCTGATTCGCCTCGGCCAATTGCAGGATGCCCTGCTGCGCGACGCTCGCTTCATCGTCGGCATTCAAATGCATACCGGAAAGATGAGCTTCGATCAGGCAGTCGATTTCTTCGTGAAAGAGGGCTATCAATCCCACTCGACGGCCACTGTCGAAACCAAGCGCGGAACTTCCGACCCCACTTACCTCTACTACACGCTTGGAAAACTGCAGATCATGAAGCTTCGCGCCGATATGAAGAAAAAACAGGGTGACGCTTTTTCGCTCGAGCAGTTCCATGATGCCTTCCTCAAGGAAGGCTTTCCCCCAATCAAGATCGTACGTAGGGAAATGATGGGTGACGACTCACCGACGCTCTGA
- a CDS encoding thioredoxin family protein produces MARTESAMIPLGTAAPAFDLADVISGEHRTLEQLRGEHGLLVMFICKHCPFVMHVEKELAAIGKDFAGKGIGIVAISSNDAEAHPEDAPESLKRQAEKLGFDFRYLYDETQEVARAYSATCTPDFFLFDKGLKLVYRGQLDDSRPSNLVPVTGRDLRSAMNLLLENKPVPEQQKPSIGCNIKWKNS; encoded by the coding sequence ATGGCTAGAACTGAATCCGCAATGATTCCGCTGGGAACGGCGGCCCCGGCTTTTGACCTTGCAGATGTGATCTCCGGGGAACACAGAACCCTGGAACAGCTTCGCGGCGAACATGGTTTGCTGGTGATGTTCATCTGCAAACACTGTCCATTCGTGATGCATGTCGAGAAAGAACTTGCGGCGATCGGCAAGGACTTTGCCGGGAAAGGGATCGGCATCGTGGCGATCAGCAGCAACGATGCAGAGGCACATCCGGAGGACGCTCCAGAGAGTCTTAAGCGGCAGGCAGAGAAGTTAGGGTTTGACTTTCGTTATCTTTACGACGAGACCCAGGAAGTGGCCCGGGCCTACAGTGCCACTTGCACTCCGGACTTCTTCTTGTTCGATAAGGGCCTGAAGCTTGTGTATCGAGGGCAGCTTGACGACAGCCGCCCCAGTAATCTGGTTCCAGTCACGGGAAGAGATCTTCGCTCTGCGATGAATTTGTTGCTGGAGAACAAGCCGGTCCCAGAACAACAAAAGCCAAGTATCGGTTGCAACATCAAATGGAAGAACTCGTAA